A window of the Lolium perenne isolate Kyuss_39 chromosome 7, Kyuss_2.0, whole genome shotgun sequence genome harbors these coding sequences:
- the LOC127323932 gene encoding haloacid dehalogenase-like hydrolase domain-containing protein At4g39970 isoform X3, which translates to MPPMASTSLFIPASFAPATAAAPARRSFSSHRSSPSTVPSVRLRRASSSLVVSASASPPRSLDALIFDCDGVILESEHLHRQAYNDAFAHFGVRCPPAADAPLDWDEAFYDILQNRIGGGKPKMRWYFGENGWPSSKIFETPPSSDSDKEKLVDIIQDWKTERYKEIIKSGTVEPRPGVLRLMDEVRGAGIKLAVCSAATKSSVVLCLENLIGLERFTGLDCFLAGDDVKQKKPDPSIYVTAAKVWKAKTAL; encoded by the exons ATGCCTCCAATGGCTTCCACTTCCCTCTTCATCCCGGCCTCCTTCGCCCCGGCCACCGCAGCCGCCCCAGCTCGCCGCAGCTTCTCCAGCCACCGCTCCTCTCCCTCCACCGTCCCCTCGGTCCGCCTCCGCCGTGCGTCGTCCTCGCTCGTCGTCTCCGCCTCGGCTTCCCCGCCGCGGTCGCTCGACGCCCTGATCTTCGACTGCGACGGCGTCATACTGGAGTCGGAGCACCTCCACCGGCAGGCCTACAACGACGCCTTCGCGCACTTCGGTGTCCGCTGCCCGCCCGCGGCCGACGCGCCGCTGGACTGGGACGAGGCCTTCTACGATATCCTCCAGAACCGCATCGGCGGCGGGAAGCCCAAGATGCGATG GTACTTTGGGGAAAATGGGTGGCCTTCTTCAAAGATATTCGAGACGCCGCCTTCAAGTGACTCAGATAAGGAGAAATTAGTTGACATTATTCAG GACTGGAAAACTGAGAGATACAAAGAAATAATCAAATCTGGAACT GTGGAGCCAAGACCTGGTGTTTTGCGGCTGATGGATGAAGTTAGGGGTGCG GGCATCAAGCTTGCCGTTTGCTCTGCGGCAACTAAAAGTTCTGTGGTGTTGTGCCTTGAAAACCTTATTGGACTT GAACGATTCACTGGTCTGGACTGCTTCCTTGCCG GTGATGATGTTAAACAGAAGAAACCTGATCCATCAATATATGTTACAGCAGCAAAG GTGTGGAAAGCAAAAACTGCCTTGTAG
- the LOC127323932 gene encoding haloacid dehalogenase-like hydrolase domain-containing protein At4g39970 isoform X2: MPPMASTSLFIPASFAPATAAAPARRSFSSHRSSPSTVPSVRLRRASSSLVVSASASPPRSLDALIFDCDGVILESEHLHRQAYNDAFAHFGVRCPPAADAPLDWDEAFYDILQNRIGGGKPKMRWYFGENGWPSSKIFETPPSSDSDKEKLVDIIQDWKTERYKEIIKSGTVEPRPGVLRLMDEVRGAGIKLAVCSAATKSSVVLCLENLIGLERFTGLDCFLAGDDVKQKKPDPSIYVTAAKKLGVESKNCLVVEDSVIGLQMSFF, encoded by the exons ATGCCTCCAATGGCTTCCACTTCCCTCTTCATCCCGGCCTCCTTCGCCCCGGCCACCGCAGCCGCCCCAGCTCGCCGCAGCTTCTCCAGCCACCGCTCCTCTCCCTCCACCGTCCCCTCGGTCCGCCTCCGCCGTGCGTCGTCCTCGCTCGTCGTCTCCGCCTCGGCTTCCCCGCCGCGGTCGCTCGACGCCCTGATCTTCGACTGCGACGGCGTCATACTGGAGTCGGAGCACCTCCACCGGCAGGCCTACAACGACGCCTTCGCGCACTTCGGTGTCCGCTGCCCGCCCGCGGCCGACGCGCCGCTGGACTGGGACGAGGCCTTCTACGATATCCTCCAGAACCGCATCGGCGGCGGGAAGCCCAAGATGCGATG GTACTTTGGGGAAAATGGGTGGCCTTCTTCAAAGATATTCGAGACGCCGCCTTCAAGTGACTCAGATAAGGAGAAATTAGTTGACATTATTCAG GACTGGAAAACTGAGAGATACAAAGAAATAATCAAATCTGGAACT GTGGAGCCAAGACCTGGTGTTTTGCGGCTGATGGATGAAGTTAGGGGTGCG GGCATCAAGCTTGCCGTTTGCTCTGCGGCAACTAAAAGTTCTGTGGTGTTGTGCCTTGAAAACCTTATTGGACTT GAACGATTCACTGGTCTGGACTGCTTCCTTGCCG GTGATGATGTTAAACAGAAGAAACCTGATCCATCAATATATGTTACAGCAGCAAAG AAATTAGGTGTGGAAAGCAAAAACTGCCTTGTAGTAGAAGACAGTGTCATTGGACTACAA ATGTCTTTCTTTTGA
- the LOC127323932 gene encoding haloacid dehalogenase-like hydrolase domain-containing protein At4g39970 isoform X1, translating to MPPMASTSLFIPASFAPATAAAPARRSFSSHRSSPSTVPSVRLRRASSSLVVSASASPPRSLDALIFDCDGVILESEHLHRQAYNDAFAHFGVRCPPAADAPLDWDEAFYDILQNRIGGGKPKMRWYFGENGWPSSKIFETPPSSDSDKEKLVDIIQDWKTERYKEIIKSGTVEPRPGVLRLMDEVRGAGIKLAVCSAATKSSVVLCLENLIGLERFTGLDCFLAGDDVKQKKPDPSIYVTAAKKLGVESKNCLVVEDSVIGLQAAKGAGMSCIITYTPSTANQDFKDAIATYPDLSNARLEDLKLLLQESLVTG from the exons ATGCCTCCAATGGCTTCCACTTCCCTCTTCATCCCGGCCTCCTTCGCCCCGGCCACCGCAGCCGCCCCAGCTCGCCGCAGCTTCTCCAGCCACCGCTCCTCTCCCTCCACCGTCCCCTCGGTCCGCCTCCGCCGTGCGTCGTCCTCGCTCGTCGTCTCCGCCTCGGCTTCCCCGCCGCGGTCGCTCGACGCCCTGATCTTCGACTGCGACGGCGTCATACTGGAGTCGGAGCACCTCCACCGGCAGGCCTACAACGACGCCTTCGCGCACTTCGGTGTCCGCTGCCCGCCCGCGGCCGACGCGCCGCTGGACTGGGACGAGGCCTTCTACGATATCCTCCAGAACCGCATCGGCGGCGGGAAGCCCAAGATGCGATG GTACTTTGGGGAAAATGGGTGGCCTTCTTCAAAGATATTCGAGACGCCGCCTTCAAGTGACTCAGATAAGGAGAAATTAGTTGACATTATTCAG GACTGGAAAACTGAGAGATACAAAGAAATAATCAAATCTGGAACT GTGGAGCCAAGACCTGGTGTTTTGCGGCTGATGGATGAAGTTAGGGGTGCG GGCATCAAGCTTGCCGTTTGCTCTGCGGCAACTAAAAGTTCTGTGGTGTTGTGCCTTGAAAACCTTATTGGACTT GAACGATTCACTGGTCTGGACTGCTTCCTTGCCG GTGATGATGTTAAACAGAAGAAACCTGATCCATCAATATATGTTACAGCAGCAAAG AAATTAGGTGTGGAAAGCAAAAACTGCCTTGTAGTAGAAGACAGTGTCATTGGACTACAA GCAGCAAAAGGAGCAGGCATGTCATGTATAATAACATATACACCTTCAACTGCTAACCAA GATTTCAAGGATGCCATAGCAACCTATCCAGACCTTAGTAATGCGAG GCTTGAGGACCTCAAGCTACTACTCCAAGAATCTCTCGTCACTGGATAG